The stretch of DNA GTTGGATAAATCTAATTCTCTCAAATTGCGTAAATTGCCAATTGTTGGAGGTAAATTAATCATTCGATTCCCCCAAATCAACAACTTTTCTAAGCTCCCTAAATTGCCAATATTCGGAGGTAAATCTTTGATGCGATTATTGCCTATATCCAACAGTTTGAGCTGACTCAAATGCGTCAAAAACTCAAATGTCAATTCCCAATCCAAATTAGGATTTCCAACCAAGATTAGTTCCTCTAGGTTTTCCAATTGGGTAATTGATTCAGGAAGCTTCTCGATTTTATTCTCACTAAGACTCAGTTTTTCCAAATTAGGTAATTGAGCCAATAGATCTAAGGTAATATCCCAATCTAAGTCAGGGTTCCCCCCCAATTGCAATTCTTTCAAATTCTGAAACTGGACAATAGTAGGGGGCAATTGGGTCAATTCATTATGATCCAAATACAGTTTAAATACCTTCTTAGGCGTTTGTAAAGCCTCTTTTATATTATAAAAAATTCTTGTTCCTCCCCCGTCATTTCCGTATTGCCCTAACAAGTTGGTACTCATTAAAAGGATAACTAGAATGCTAATCAACTTCATATATCATTAAATATAGATTGTGTGAGTGATAGTGGAAAATTTAAATCCTGTTATTAGGTATTGTGTTATAATAACCTAATCTGCTTAAATAGGACTTTAATTTGAAGTGAGGGAAGTTCAATTTAGCAAAAAAAAGGATCAAAAAGAAGTTTTAACCCATTTTTATTTTGAAGTTGTTTAAAAATGGAGTTTTGTTGATAATGAGTACTAATTTTTAGATAAACAAGGCAAAAATTTTCTTCATAGCAGCGCTATGGAGCAAATTTTTAACGCAGAGTAGCTAGAAATTAGCTTTCATTAGTGATTTAAGGCTATTCTTAAACAACTTCTTTATTAAAGTGTCCTTATTCCTGCTTATACTCTCCTATAAACAAAAAGGTCTTGGCGTATAAGCTGCTCCCCCAATTGTACATTTTTTTAATAAAAACAACGCAAAAAAGATAGGTTTTCTACCATAGGTCTTCCTTTGTGACGGGATTATTATTCTTAAAAAAAAGTAAGCCTCTTGTAGATTTAATGATAAATTGCTTTGGTTTTTTGCCATAAAAAATCAAACTTTGCTACCGCACAATTTTATAGAAGTATTACTTTTATAAAATCATTAATCGTACTACAACCATGTAGTCATTTATTTATGCTTTTAGTTTTGTTCTTCATTACTCATTGTACTTCGTTTGAAGCTTGGTTTTTCGAAAAACAAAAAGCATTATTCGTCTATAAACAACTATTCTAATCATGCAAGACAAATTTGAAATCCTCTCCAACAAAATAGCTGAAGCCAAACTAGGTGGTGGTGAAAAAAGAATAGAAAAACAACATCAGAAAGGAAAATTAACTGCTAGGGAACGAATTCATTTTTTATTGGATGAAGGTTCTTTCGAAGAAATTGGAATGCTTGTTACACATCGATGTGTAGATTTTGGCATGGAAAAGCAGAAATTTTATGGAGATGGTGTAGTAACAGGATATGGTACTGTCAATGGTCGATTGATCTATGTCTTTGCTCAAGACTTCACCGTTTTTGGTGGATCACTATCTGAAACCCATGCAGAAAAAATTTGCAAGCTAATGGACATGGCTCTTCGCAACGGAGCGCCCATCATTGGTCTAAACGATTCGGGAGGTGCCCGTATTCAAGAAGGTGTTCAATCTTTGGGAGGCTACGCTGATATTTTTTACCGAAATACGAGAGCATCAGGAGTAATTCCTCAAATTTCAGCTATTATGGGTCCCTGTGCTGGTGGAGCGGTTTATTCTCCTGCTATAACCGATTTCATTTATATGGTGGAAAATACTTCTTATATGTTCATCACAGGACCTAATGTTGTTAAAACAGTAACCAATGAGGATGTTACGTCTGAGGAGCTAGGAGGTGCAATGACGCATGCCACCAAATCGGGAGTAACACATTTTACTGCTGCCAATGATATTGATTGTATTAATCAACTCAAACAGTTACTCTCTTATATCCCTCAAAATTGTGAAGAGGAAACTCCTCGTTTGGCTTATACTCCTGGCAAAGAGGAACGCCCTGCATTAGATAACATCCTTCCTGATAGTGCTAATGTGCCTTATGATATGCGAGAAGTCATCGGAGAAATCGTAGATGCAGATTCTTTCTATGAAGTGAATAAGGATTATGCCGAAAATATTCTAGTGGGTTTTGCTCGTCTAGGCGGTAGAGCAATTGGAGTAGTTGCCAATAATCCAATGATTTTAGCAGGATGTTTAGATGTCGATTCTTCTAGAAAGGGAGGTCGCTTTGTTCGCTTCTGTGATAGCTTCAATATTCCTTTGTTGGTGCTAGAAGATGTTCCTGGATTTTTACCTGGTACCGATCAAGAATGGAATGGAATTATTACCAATGGCGCTAAGTTATTGTATGCTTTTTGTGAGGCAACTGTTCCTAGAATTACGGTTATCACCCGTAAAGCTTATGGCGGAGCTTATGATGTAATGAACTCAAAACATATTGGTGCCGATCTAAATTATGCTTGGCCTACTGCTGAGATTGCCGTAATGGGTGCGAAGGGGGCTAGTGAAATTATTTTCCGCAATGAAATTCAAAATGCTGAAGATCCTGCTGCAAAATTAGCTGAGAAAGAAGCAGAATATGCTCAAAAATTTGCCGACCCTTATCGTGCTGCTTTCCGTGGTTTTGTAGATGAAGTAATTGAACCTAACCAAACTAGACAGAAATTAATCAGAGCATTCAAAATGCTAGAAAATAAAGTAGACAAATTGCCAAAGAAAAAACATGGTAACTTGCCTTTATAAAACAATCAAAGGAGTAGCTTTTTGCCGCTCCTTTTTCTTTTTCTATTTATGATTCAAACCAATTCCATTCCTATTCGCAAAGGGATTCTCAATCATCTAAAAAAGTTACAAGATCAGATTGATGCCTTGCCAACGTACAAAGAACAAGTAAAACAAGCCAAGGTATTGTGGCAGAACAAAAAAAAGACCAATGCTCAAAAGGCAGCTTTTAATCGAGTAGAGAAAGAGCTTCAAAAAATAGCCATTGGAACCTCCAATTGTTGCAATTATTGTGAATCCAATCTAGGTACCACTATCGAGCACATCTACCCCAGAGGGCTTTATCCTAACAAAACCTTTGTTTGGGAAAATTTTTTGTGGACTTGTAAAACATGTAATGGAAAACATAAAATTTCTCAATTCCAAATTTTTGAAACGCCACTTTCTTCCAATACCATTAACCTAGTCAAAGATTACACCTTTACTCCTCCTCCCAATGCCGATGCTGTTTTTATTAACCCAAGAACTGAAAATCCGCTCCATTATTTACAATTGGATCTCAACAGTGGTTTGTTTAGCCCCACACATTCTGATCCAGCATCTAGAGCTTACAAACGTGCTGTTTATACCTTAGAAACACTACAGCTCAACACACGAAAAGCACTCGTCATAAAACGTAAGGAGGCTTACCAAAAATATCTTCAACTCATTCAAGATTATGCCCTAATTCAAGAAGCTACTTCCCTCGATGAATTAGTTTGCTTTCAATCGTACATTTCTATTCGCCGAAACTATTCGCTAGAAGCATTAAAAAGTAGATTGTCATTAAGCATCCAAAAGACATTAATTTATGCCCCCCATCCCACCGTTTGGAAAGAAATGCAGAGACAAGCAACTGATGTTTCTTTACTCAACCAATTATTTTTACAAATTCCTCAAGTACTTCATTGGTAAAAGCTCCTCTCAATTGTCTTTTTAGCCGCAATCAACCTATGTATTTTAACATAGTATTTATTTTTTTTGACAAAAAAATAGACCAAATCAAATATTTACTTCAAATAAAATACATAAAGCACTACTAAACAAATATCTATTCAAAAAAATAGCAATTAAAACATAGTTTTATTTGATTAAAAAAGTGTTATTAAATATAAAAAACTCTTTTTTGTTTAACTTTATTTCAAATAAAATCCAAAAAAGTTAAACAAAAACAAAATAAACTATGTTATAATACCAAATTTAAGCTTAAATGAAACGTATTTAGATAACTTCTTAACACGCAATCATTATGAAATTTGGACTTTTGTTTATTCTATCTAGCCTTTGGTTTTTTCCTCCCTCTAACACCCAAAATATTCACTTCAAGATCACTAATATCAGAAATACAAAGGGAAATTTTGTGCTTTGTTTTTTTGATAGCCATACTAATTATATAAATGGTCAAACTTGTCTTCGTAGAGAAATTGATAAAAAAAACATTCAAAATGGAGAGCTTAACCTAAGTATCCCAATGCCAGAGGGAACATTCGGGGTCGTTTTGCTAGATGATGAAAACCTAAATGATAAAATGGATTATGGAATTTTATTACCAAAGGAAGGTTTTGGTTTTTCCAATCATTATCCAACAATCCGAAAACCTACCTTTCAAGATTTTGATTTTAACATATCCTCCAACACTAATTTCTCCCCCATCCTAATCAAAGTTAAATACATGTAGCCATGCTCTACATCCAAATTCAACTCATTCAAAAACTTACAAAACTATTATTATGAAAAAAGAATATGATTCGATCGTTATTGGCTCAGGAATTGGAGGATTGTCTACTGCTGCATTATTATC from Aureispira anguillae encodes:
- a CDS encoding acyl-CoA carboxylase subunit beta, coding for MQDKFEILSNKIAEAKLGGGEKRIEKQHQKGKLTARERIHFLLDEGSFEEIGMLVTHRCVDFGMEKQKFYGDGVVTGYGTVNGRLIYVFAQDFTVFGGSLSETHAEKICKLMDMALRNGAPIIGLNDSGGARIQEGVQSLGGYADIFYRNTRASGVIPQISAIMGPCAGGAVYSPAITDFIYMVENTSYMFITGPNVVKTVTNEDVTSEELGGAMTHATKSGVTHFTAANDIDCINQLKQLLSYIPQNCEEETPRLAYTPGKEERPALDNILPDSANVPYDMREVIGEIVDADSFYEVNKDYAENILVGFARLGGRAIGVVANNPMILAGCLDVDSSRKGGRFVRFCDSFNIPLLVLEDVPGFLPGTDQEWNGIITNGAKLLYAFCEATVPRITVITRKAYGGAYDVMNSKHIGADLNYAWPTAEIAVMGAKGASEIIFRNEIQNAEDPAAKLAEKEAEYAQKFADPYRAAFRGFVDEVIEPNQTRQKLIRAFKMLENKVDKLPKKKHGNLPL
- a CDS encoding DUF2141 domain-containing protein: MKFGLLFILSSLWFFPPSNTQNIHFKITNIRNTKGNFVLCFFDSHTNYINGQTCLRREIDKKNIQNGELNLSIPMPEGTFGVVLLDDENLNDKMDYGILLPKEGFGFSNHYPTIRKPTFQDFDFNISSNTNFSPILIKVKYM
- a CDS encoding HNH endonuclease family protein; amino-acid sequence: MIQTNSIPIRKGILNHLKKLQDQIDALPTYKEQVKQAKVLWQNKKKTNAQKAAFNRVEKELQKIAIGTSNCCNYCESNLGTTIEHIYPRGLYPNKTFVWENFLWTCKTCNGKHKISQFQIFETPLSSNTINLVKDYTFTPPPNADAVFINPRTENPLHYLQLDLNSGLFSPTHSDPASRAYKRAVYTLETLQLNTRKALVIKRKEAYQKYLQLIQDYALIQEATSLDELVCFQSYISIRRNYSLEALKSRLSLSIQKTLIYAPHPTVWKEMQRQATDVSLLNQLFLQIPQVLHW